One region of Pseudoalteromonas galatheae genomic DNA includes:
- a CDS encoding ABC transporter ATP-binding protein, with the protein MIVLKNINKVFETEELQTHALRNISLEIAKGDFISISGPSGCGKSTLLSIIGLIDQATSGSYTIGAHDVTTLTLDQAAELRNEHIGFVFQAFNLIDEISVFDNVALPLKYRPEKLSKAEVKLRVESCLQKVGLSHRVQHKPNQLSGGQQQRVAIARALVTDPSILLVDEPTGNLDSKSGDQVMQLIAELHQQGTTVCMVTHDPRYADMAPRQVKLFDGELLGTVASAPPVSLRA; encoded by the coding sequence ATGATAGTGCTTAAAAATATTAATAAAGTGTTCGAAACCGAAGAGCTACAAACACATGCACTGAGAAATATTTCACTGGAAATAGCAAAAGGCGATTTTATTTCGATCTCTGGTCCCTCTGGTTGTGGTAAATCTACTTTATTATCCATCATTGGTTTAATTGACCAAGCAACAAGTGGTAGTTATACGATTGGTGCTCATGATGTGACAACGCTGACGCTTGATCAGGCTGCTGAGCTTCGTAATGAACACATTGGGTTTGTCTTTCAGGCTTTTAATCTCATTGATGAAATTTCGGTATTCGATAATGTCGCTTTACCCCTAAAGTACCGTCCTGAGAAGTTGAGTAAGGCAGAAGTAAAGCTGCGAGTCGAGTCTTGTTTACAAAAGGTTGGGCTGTCGCATCGCGTTCAACACAAGCCTAATCAGTTATCAGGCGGGCAGCAGCAACGTGTCGCCATTGCTCGTGCTTTGGTGACCGATCCAAGCATTTTACTGGTAGATGAACCAACTGGTAACTTAGATTCGAAAAGTGGCGATCAGGTAATGCAATTGATTGCTGAATTGCATCAGCAAGGCACTACCGTTTGTATGGTGACGCACGATCCTCGTTATGCCGATATGGCTCCAAGGCAGGTGAAGTTGTTTGATGGCGAGCTGTTAGGTACCGTCGCTTCTGCTCCACCTGTTAGTTTACGCGCATAG
- a CDS encoding efflux RND transporter periplasmic adaptor subunit — protein sequence MDLVKPAKPKKTTHYIVVACLMVVIVFYLLWQQWTSHTSVMRTEILVAEVKQGPLTLSVDSFGELRSAEQFLLNAQSAAIVKTIHHKAGAIVHKGDVIAELVSPDLTLQVQQAKQALRQSRAIKEQLLLTQQRELLNERTQLMQKQGALKTLVLRHRAEQNLAQQGIISALNFAQTETSLSTLQHEITLLEQQTEQLQALHGSALTLANEEINIREQELNNLLEKQQQLEVRASTSGILERMPLALGQQLNIGDEMALIGSNQSLMAVLSVPQSQVRWVETGQDVMVKMQANIIKGKVLRVDPVVTNNSVEVEVSLPNTLPKQARSQLSISASIAIKHLTNATYVQRPANAKDNQTQTFFALTSDETAKPVEITFGASTGKYIVINSGVEAGRRLIISDLAYLASLDETILLK from the coding sequence ATGGATCTAGTCAAACCAGCGAAGCCAAAAAAGACCACACATTATATTGTGGTTGCCTGTTTAATGGTGGTGATAGTTTTTTATCTGCTGTGGCAACAATGGACATCTCATACTAGTGTGATGCGCACAGAGATACTGGTAGCAGAGGTGAAACAAGGGCCGCTTACTTTGTCAGTGGATAGCTTTGGGGAATTACGTAGTGCCGAGCAGTTTTTATTAAACGCGCAAAGCGCGGCTATCGTTAAAACTATTCACCATAAAGCGGGTGCAATTGTGCATAAAGGCGACGTGATCGCCGAGCTTGTGAGCCCAGATCTTACGTTACAAGTTCAGCAAGCCAAACAAGCTTTGCGACAGTCGCGGGCCATAAAAGAGCAACTGTTACTGACTCAGCAAAGAGAGCTGCTAAATGAGCGAACACAGCTGATGCAAAAACAAGGTGCGCTTAAAACCTTAGTATTGCGTCACCGCGCGGAACAAAATCTCGCACAACAAGGCATTATTTCTGCACTGAATTTTGCCCAAACTGAAACCAGCTTGAGTACCTTGCAACATGAAATAACTCTACTAGAGCAGCAAACTGAACAGTTGCAAGCACTGCATGGTTCGGCCCTTACTCTTGCCAACGAGGAAATTAATATTCGTGAGCAAGAACTCAATAACTTACTAGAAAAGCAGCAACAATTAGAGGTTAGGGCTAGTACCTCAGGGATCCTTGAGCGCATGCCTTTAGCGCTTGGGCAGCAACTTAATATTGGCGATGAGATGGCATTAATCGGCTCTAACCAGTCGTTGATGGCGGTATTATCTGTGCCGCAGTCCCAAGTGCGTTGGGTTGAAACAGGCCAAGACGTTATGGTGAAGATGCAGGCCAATATCATAAAAGGTAAAGTACTCCGAGTTGACCCTGTGGTGACAAACAATAGTGTGGAAGTTGAGGTGAGTTTACCAAATACACTACCAAAGCAGGCACGCTCGCAGCTGAGTATCTCCGCCAGTATTGCCATTAAGCACCTTACCAATGCCACTTATGTACAGCGTCCCGCCAATGCTAAAGACAATCAAACACAGACTTTCTTTGCGCTGACTAGTGATGAAACCGCAAAGCCGGTGGAAATCACCTTTGGTGCTTCAACTGGGAAATATATTGTTATAAATTCTGGCGTTGAAGCCGGGAGACGATTAATCATTTCTGATCTAGCCTACCTTGCCAGTCTAGATGAGACAATCTTATTAAAGTAG
- a CDS encoding ABC transporter permease, whose translation MTLWRTLLGRLWHSLRQNLMLVALLGSAFAAMLMSIGLSWQAYQPLPYPQSDKLFWLQGDMLDEHDKTIMENAISTPVAWQLAQDKQLFDKASAVFYSHSLLRGSVVEPRVETTYVSDDFFSLFDITLKEGRWFSQSDVLGTAPNEIVVTECFVQQHFPDENMIEQSIQLDERRYTVVGVAACDESEPQLYQSNRMSEVFLPFALMMGDRITGMDHLAVRSDLFLVGRIKQGNVQAQLTLLQTQFQAVFEQAQLEQAISGRATLKFSLLPLADKLKGQLRTTTQWLAFAGVGLLIITLVNAFSLYLLDFKSKQNQLALAIVLGAKRGNLQLEQWCYIALIFLFASLVAIGIAKAGVWLMQFWAKEALAHVVWLTLPWWSFLLVVVFAQLCALVFVKLAMSQVSFKDIRSQLSGSGKGQVKQLPKSMSQALLGLQIGVGIVTMSFAFWLLSYFGGQLNTSSGFNSNNLYFVELQQSNYERSSDAIQARYNQAMINLSALRQHPSVESAALAGVLPHEFVFLESLSLVDDGSDSVVAYLQLSGPSYFSTSGQRFIAGGGFSEDGLAINSSGKKVVLNQLLAQRLGVTAADIGMTIYDKNQRPITLVGIVENTFSHTSQAQALAYLPFNFISGNILVRAKVGEKLDLHTITALYKQQNPSQSILKLVDIKLRMQQLNKAAMLSFLAGLVIALMMLIQVVAGMYGLLGYLAILSAPIFNIKRLVGAKTIDILIEQCQNRVSIIAVAVVIAVCFSLVMASIFGILSGQLGIYLLLAVVLIGSFILALEFHHVAKQI comes from the coding sequence ATGACATTATGGCGTACGTTATTGGGGCGGCTTTGGCATAGTCTTCGACAAAATCTGATGTTAGTTGCGTTATTGGGCAGCGCTTTCGCCGCGATGCTAATGAGTATTGGCTTATCATGGCAGGCTTATCAGCCGCTACCTTATCCGCAAAGCGATAAACTCTTTTGGCTACAGGGTGATATGTTAGATGAACATGACAAGACGATCATGGAAAATGCGATTTCCACACCCGTTGCTTGGCAGTTAGCTCAAGACAAACAGTTGTTTGATAAAGCCTCCGCGGTATTTTATAGCCATAGCTTATTGCGTGGCTCAGTGGTTGAGCCAAGGGTCGAGACAACTTATGTCAGTGATGATTTCTTTTCACTCTTTGATATTACTTTAAAGGAAGGGCGGTGGTTTTCCCAAAGTGATGTTCTTGGTACAGCACCTAATGAAATTGTTGTGACAGAGTGCTTTGTGCAGCAACATTTTCCTGATGAAAACATGATAGAACAGAGCATTCAACTTGATGAGCGTCGTTATACCGTGGTGGGAGTGGCCGCGTGCGACGAGTCCGAACCGCAATTATATCAATCTAACCGGATGAGTGAGGTATTTTTGCCATTCGCCCTTATGATGGGTGACCGTATTACGGGTATGGATCATTTGGCGGTAAGAAGCGACTTATTTCTTGTAGGTCGTATAAAGCAAGGCAATGTACAGGCGCAATTAACGCTTTTACAAACACAGTTTCAAGCTGTATTTGAGCAAGCTCAGTTAGAACAAGCGATATCTGGTCGTGCGACGCTCAAATTTTCGTTGTTACCACTTGCAGATAAACTAAAAGGGCAGCTAAGAACAACGACGCAATGGTTAGCATTTGCAGGCGTTGGGCTACTTATCATTACCTTAGTGAATGCATTTTCACTCTACTTGTTAGATTTTAAATCCAAACAAAACCAGCTGGCACTGGCGATTGTACTCGGTGCTAAGCGCGGCAATCTGCAACTAGAGCAGTGGTGTTATATTGCCTTAATTTTTTTATTTGCGTCATTGGTTGCCATAGGGATAGCGAAAGCTGGCGTTTGGCTAATGCAGTTTTGGGCAAAGGAGGCTTTAGCACACGTAGTTTGGCTAACGTTGCCTTGGTGGAGCTTCTTGTTGGTGGTTGTCTTTGCTCAACTCTGTGCACTGGTGTTTGTAAAACTTGCAATGTCTCAGGTGTCGTTTAAGGATATTCGTAGTCAATTAAGTGGCTCAGGAAAAGGACAGGTCAAACAATTACCTAAGTCAATGAGTCAAGCCTTACTCGGATTGCAAATTGGTGTGGGTATAGTCACAATGAGCTTTGCATTTTGGCTATTGAGTTACTTTGGTGGGCAGCTAAATACATCAAGTGGTTTTAACTCAAATAACCTTTATTTTGTTGAGTTACAGCAAAGTAACTACGAACGCAGCTCAGATGCTATTCAAGCAAGATATAATCAAGCGATGATAAATTTGTCGGCGCTTAGACAACACCCAAGTGTCGAGAGTGCTGCTCTGGCTGGCGTATTACCTCATGAGTTTGTATTTCTGGAGTCGCTGAGCCTAGTTGATGATGGCAGCGACTCAGTCGTCGCTTATTTACAGCTCAGTGGGCCAAGTTACTTTAGCACTTCAGGCCAAAGATTTATTGCTGGTGGCGGATTCTCTGAGGATGGCTTAGCTATCAATAGTTCGGGAAAAAAAGTGGTGCTCAATCAGCTTTTAGCACAGCGCCTTGGCGTGACTGCGGCAGATATCGGCATGACCATCTACGACAAAAACCAGCGCCCTATTACCCTTGTGGGCATTGTTGAAAATACCTTCAGCCATACCTCCCAAGCACAAGCCTTGGCTTATCTACCTTTTAATTTTATTAGTGGAAATATTTTGGTGCGGGCCAAAGTGGGGGAGAAACTAGACTTGCATACGATTACTGCTTTGTACAAACAGCAAAACCCAAGCCAATCGATCTTAAAGCTCGTTGATATCAAGTTGCGGATGCAGCAACTCAATAAAGCAGCCATGCTGAGCTTTTTAGCAGGGCTGGTGATCGCACTGATGATGTTAATACAGGTAGTTGCAGGTATGTATGGTTTGCTCGGTTATCTTGCGATATTGAGTGCGCCAATTTTTAATATCAAACGTCTAGTCGGCGCTAAGACTATTGATATTTTGATAGAGCAATGCCAAAACCGAGTATCTATTATCGCGGTGGCTGTTGTTATTGCCGTGTGTTTCTCTCTAGTGATGGCGAGTATATTTGGCATTTTGAGTGGGCAGCTTGGGATCTATTTATTGCTGGCCGTCGTATTAATAGGGAGTTTTATTTTAGCGCTTGAGTTTCATCATGTAGCAAAGCAGATCTAG
- a CDS encoding ABC transporter permease: protein MQVFNLGRVNIYHVSVVTTLSCVFVVMLVAMGMLHSLYFSPLPYSNAERIVKLEYPMFDENGNESSEAFNYPSLMHLYEHKPVTMEQLAMVHYAEQLLTSDADAPQVESAYVSPEWFSIFDMPLAMGRVVTEPVNESSPVAVLSYQAWQSHFNGDPDILNKTLRLDEREFTIVGVAAEQFYEPNLKKLTHNTAVWLPWQYNLTLEEAKPYWWNRYAVNLMVGKLATGVKHAQVSLSLSNEMNTLWRSKVSDSEYFAKWHIGIRAVPLKSIILGKSPLLLFGVFVVSLGLLGIALLNISNLYLARLSQIQRRLAIQAVVGAKIRDIALMQWLPLLALCSVSLVVAIGASYVICQWLQTKLVGLLPQAQLIALTWQSVLALALVALLASCLLLLGGMSAIRFRHLTQMLKQSGKGTAVVMSSRVQRIMAVSQLSISITLIFFCFNVGVSAISHLKSAYAVDLKNKYEVTLYAPDTMPRDEYEEIMRQASEVLANTAEVIAVSRSRSPIGQSVDTWSLQEVETLKRVHPVGRVVDSSYLEFFSLPLLQGQFFDSEAVRRGDQQLIINKTFAEQLGGEEKALGKRLSFDITDEDAAFEVIGVVADLAVPGEPVLPYVYRAVQGNRTALIKTQQPVTKSHFAELLAQVHPALKIFSFKSLAAQREQYLLTDTLVTYGALFILALALLLVVVGLIGVFRYSQSLKVVHYGTKMVMGAKHSDLTQEDLITHFKHIGIALIIALMGCLLLSPYFQQTFNVAEFSVAAAGIVLVSSVCLYFSLQQILRRPLNALINPSELEK from the coding sequence ATGCAAGTGTTCAACTTAGGCCGAGTAAATATCTATCATGTTAGTGTTGTGACTACGCTGAGCTGCGTATTCGTTGTGATGCTTGTCGCAATGGGGATGTTACATAGCTTGTATTTCTCACCTTTGCCGTATTCAAACGCAGAACGTATTGTAAAGCTTGAATACCCAATGTTTGATGAAAATGGCAACGAGAGCAGCGAAGCCTTTAACTACCCATCATTAATGCATTTATACGAGCATAAACCTGTGACAATGGAGCAGTTGGCTATGGTGCATTATGCTGAGCAATTGCTAACTTCGGATGCCGATGCACCACAGGTTGAATCGGCTTATGTCTCGCCCGAGTGGTTTAGTATTTTTGATATGCCGCTTGCGATGGGCCGGGTTGTTACTGAACCCGTAAATGAGAGCAGCCCTGTCGCTGTGCTTAGCTATCAAGCTTGGCAAAGTCACTTCAATGGTGACCCCGATATTTTAAATAAAACGCTGCGTCTGGATGAGCGAGAGTTTACAATTGTCGGTGTCGCAGCAGAGCAATTTTATGAGCCCAACTTAAAAAAGCTCACACACAACACTGCGGTTTGGCTACCTTGGCAATATAACCTAACTTTAGAGGAAGCAAAGCCGTACTGGTGGAACCGCTACGCGGTTAATTTGATGGTGGGTAAACTGGCTACAGGTGTGAAGCATGCACAAGTTAGCCTCTCACTTTCAAACGAAATGAACACACTTTGGCGTAGCAAAGTGAGCGACAGTGAGTACTTTGCGAAATGGCATATTGGCATTCGCGCGGTGCCGTTAAAATCAATTATACTCGGTAAATCCCCCTTATTGTTGTTTGGGGTGTTTGTGGTATCGCTCGGCTTACTTGGTATAGCGCTATTAAATATTAGTAATTTATATCTTGCAAGGCTCAGCCAGATCCAGCGCAGGTTGGCAATTCAAGCGGTGGTGGGAGCAAAAATAAGAGATATTGCGCTGATGCAATGGTTACCATTGCTAGCACTTTGCTCAGTATCACTCGTGGTTGCAATTGGCGCGTCTTATGTTATTTGCCAATGGCTACAGACAAAACTCGTTGGACTGTTGCCGCAAGCGCAGCTGATAGCACTAACTTGGCAAAGTGTGCTCGCATTAGCACTGGTCGCTTTATTGGCTAGCTGTTTATTGTTGCTAGGTGGAATGTCAGCAATACGCTTTCGCCACTTAACGCAAATGCTAAAACAAAGTGGCAAGGGCACAGCTGTTGTTATGAGTTCGCGAGTGCAACGGATCATGGCAGTGAGTCAGTTAAGTATCTCTATTACCTTGATATTCTTTTGCTTTAATGTTGGTGTTTCTGCCATATCTCATCTCAAAAGTGCTTATGCAGTAGATCTCAAGAATAAATACGAAGTCACGCTCTATGCTCCTGATACAATGCCGAGAGACGAGTACGAAGAGATAATGCGTCAAGCCAGTGAGGTTTTGGCAAATACTGCAGAAGTAATTGCGGTAAGTCGAAGTCGCTCACCTATTGGACAGAGTGTTGACACTTGGTCATTGCAAGAGGTTGAGACGCTCAAACGAGTGCACCCTGTTGGTCGAGTAGTGGATAGTAGCTATCTCGAATTTTTCTCTTTGCCATTACTACAAGGGCAGTTTTTCGATAGTGAAGCAGTGCGTCGAGGCGATCAGCAGCTAATTATCAATAAAACTTTTGCTGAGCAGCTAGGTGGAGAGGAAAAGGCGCTAGGCAAACGCTTGAGTTTTGACATTACAGACGAAGATGCGGCATTTGAAGTTATTGGTGTTGTGGCCGATTTAGCTGTGCCGGGTGAGCCCGTATTACCCTATGTTTATCGAGCAGTACAAGGCAATAGGACAGCGTTAATAAAGACTCAGCAGCCGGTTACTAAATCCCATTTCGCCGAGCTGCTAGCTCAGGTTCATCCTGCATTGAAAATCTTTAGTTTTAAATCACTTGCAGCGCAGCGTGAGCAATACCTGTTGACTGATACTTTGGTCACCTACGGGGCACTATTTATACTTGCACTGGCGTTGCTGCTGGTTGTTGTTGGTTTAATCGGCGTGTTCCGATATAGCCAGTCACTTAAAGTTGTCCATTATGGTACAAAGATGGTTATGGGTGCCAAACACAGCGATCTAACTCAAGAGGATCTTATCACCCACTTTAAGCACATAGGTATCGCGTTAATTATCGCCCTGATGGGCTGTTTATTATTATCGCCGTACTTTCAGCAAACATTTAATGTGGCAGAGTTTTCGGTTGCGGCTGCGGGGATAGTGTTGGTGTCGAGTGTGTGTTTATACTTTTCACTGCAACAAATACTGCGCAGACCACTCAATGCGTTGATCAATCCTTCTGAGTTAGAGAAGTGA